A stretch of Pseudomonas oryzicola DNA encodes these proteins:
- a CDS encoding OFA family MFS transporter yields the protein MSSTVAAGTLASAPGFLSKERIIARPGFNRWLVPPAALAIHLCIGMAYGFSVFWLPLSQALGITAPVACAADMGFMARMFSAECDWPISMLSWIYTLFFVFLGCSAAVLGGWLEHAGPRKAGLVSALCWCGGMLISAVGVKTHQLWLMWLGSGVIGGIGLGLGYISPVSTLIKWFPDKRGMATGMAIMGFGGGAMVGAPLATALMGHFGNAQEVGVWQSFVAMAAIYFVFMTAGALAYRVPPTGWKPEGFTAPLKKAGNTMVTDRHVHVSVAWKTPQFALIWLVLCLNVSAGIGILGMASPLLQEVFAGKLLGNGLSFSELNSTQLAQIAAIAAGFTGLLSLFNIGGRFFWASFSDYIGRKNTYFAFFALGVGLYSLVPNMGHLGNVALFVAAFCIILSMYGGGFSTVPAYLADLFGTQMVGAIHGRLLTAWAAAGVLGPVLITYLREYQLAAGVERAAAYDMTLYILAGLLVLGFVCNMLVRPVADKYFMSDAELAAERALSHDKGADGMQSLEWKAAPGSLPLVLLAWAVVVVPLAWGVWITLQKTAVLFH from the coding sequence ATGAGCAGTACCGTCGCGGCGGGGACCTTGGCCAGTGCGCCTGGCTTCCTGTCGAAGGAGCGCATCATCGCCCGTCCGGGCTTCAACCGTTGGCTGGTTCCGCCGGCCGCCCTGGCCATTCACCTGTGCATCGGCATGGCCTATGGCTTCTCGGTGTTCTGGCTACCTTTATCGCAAGCCCTCGGCATCACCGCCCCCGTCGCCTGCGCGGCGGACATGGGCTTCATGGCCCGCATGTTCAGCGCCGAATGCGACTGGCCAATCTCGATGCTGAGCTGGATCTACACCTTGTTCTTCGTCTTCCTCGGTTGCTCGGCAGCGGTGCTGGGCGGCTGGCTGGAACACGCCGGCCCGCGCAAGGCCGGGCTGGTGTCGGCGCTGTGCTGGTGTGGCGGCATGCTGATCTCGGCCGTGGGTGTGAAAACCCACCAGCTGTGGCTGATGTGGCTGGGCTCCGGTGTAATTGGCGGTATCGGCCTGGGGCTGGGCTACATTTCGCCGGTCTCGACCCTGATCAAGTGGTTCCCGGACAAACGCGGCATGGCCACCGGCATGGCGATCATGGGCTTTGGCGGCGGCGCCATGGTAGGTGCACCGCTGGCGACTGCGCTGATGGGGCACTTCGGCAACGCGCAGGAAGTAGGGGTGTGGCAGAGCTTCGTGGCCATGGCGGCGATCTACTTCGTGTTCATGACTGCCGGTGCTTTGGCGTATCGCGTGCCTCCGACCGGCTGGAAGCCTGAAGGCTTCACTGCGCCGCTGAAGAAAGCCGGCAACACCATGGTCACCGACCGGCACGTGCACGTCAGCGTGGCCTGGAAAACTCCGCAGTTCGCGCTGATCTGGCTGGTGCTGTGCCTGAACGTGTCGGCCGGTATCGGCATTCTCGGCATGGCCTCGCCGCTGCTGCAGGAAGTGTTCGCCGGCAAGCTGCTGGGCAATGGCCTGAGCTTCAGCGAGCTGAACAGCACCCAGCTGGCGCAGATTGCCGCGATCGCTGCCGGCTTTACCGGCCTGCTGAGCCTGTTCAACATCGGTGGGCGGTTCTTCTGGGCGTCGTTCTCCGACTACATTGGCCGCAAGAACACCTATTTCGCCTTCTTCGCACTCGGGGTTGGCCTGTACAGCCTGGTACCGAACATGGGCCACCTGGGTAACGTAGCGCTGTTCGTGGCGGCGTTCTGCATCATCCTGTCGATGTACGGCGGTGGCTTCTCCACCGTGCCCGCGTACCTGGCCGACCTGTTCGGCACGCAGATGGTCGGTGCCATTCACGGTCGCCTGCTGACCGCCTGGGCGGCGGCGGGCGTGCTGGGGCCGGTGCTGATCACCTACCTGCGCGAATATCAGCTGGCTGCCGGGGTGGAACGTGCCGCGGCTTATGACATGACACTTTACATCCTTGCCGGCCTGCTGGTGCTGGGCTTTGTCTGCAACATGCTGGTGCGCCCGGTAGCCGACAAGTACTTCATGAGCGATGCCGAACTGGCCGCCGAGCGAGCGCTGAGCCACGACAAGGGTGCCGATGGCATGCAGTCGCTGGAGTGGAAGGCAGCGCCGGGCAGCCTGCCGCTGGTGCTGCTGGCCTGGGCTGTGGTGGTTGTACCGCTGGCCTGGGGCGTGTGGATTACCCTGCAGAAGACGGCGGTGCTGTTCCATTGA
- the hisB gene encoding imidazoleglycerol-phosphate dehydratase HisB, with translation MVERKASVERNTLETQVKCSINLDGSGKARFDIGVPFLEHMLDQIARHGLIDLDIECKGDTHIDDHHTVEDVGITLGMAFAQAIGDKKGIFRYGHAYVPLDEALSRVVIDFSGRPGLQMHVPYTRATVGGFDVDLFQEFFQGFVNHALVTLHIDNLRGHNTHHQIETVFKAFGRALRMAITLDERMAGQMPSTKGCL, from the coding sequence ATGGTTGAACGTAAGGCGTCCGTCGAGCGCAACACCCTGGAAACCCAGGTCAAGTGCTCGATCAACCTCGATGGCAGCGGCAAGGCCCGATTCGATATCGGTGTGCCTTTCCTTGAACACATGCTGGACCAGATCGCCCGCCATGGGCTGATCGATCTGGATATCGAGTGCAAGGGTGACACGCATATCGACGATCACCATACCGTCGAAGACGTCGGTATCACCCTGGGCATGGCATTCGCCCAGGCCATCGGTGACAAGAAGGGTATCTTCCGCTACGGCCACGCCTACGTGCCGCTGGACGAAGCGCTGTCGCGCGTGGTCATCGACTTTTCCGGTCGCCCGGGCCTGCAGATGCATGTGCCTTACACCCGCGCCACGGTCGGTGGCTTCGATGTCGACCTGTTCCAGGAGTTCTTCCAGGGCTTCGTCAACCACGCTCTGGTGACCCTGCACATCGACAACCTGCGTGGCCACAACACCCATCACCAGATCGAAACCGTGTTCAAGGCATTTGGCCGCGCCCTGCGCATGGCCATCACCCTCGACGAGCGCATGGCCGGGCAGATGCCTTCCACCAAAGGGTGCCTGTAA
- the hisH gene encoding imidazole glycerol phosphate synthase subunit HisH: protein MQTVAVIDYGMGNLHSVAKALEHVGAGKVLVTSDAAVIREADRVVFPGVGAIRDCMAEIRRLGFDSLVREVSQDRPFLGICVGMQALLEHSEENDGVDCIGLFPGQVRFFGKDLKEDGEHLKVPHMGWNEVGQTNHHPLWHDIPDRARFYFVHSYYIDAGKPAQVVGRGHYGVDFAAALADGSRFAVQFHPEKSHTHGLQLLQNFVAWDGRW, encoded by the coding sequence ATGCAGACGGTAGCCGTAATCGACTATGGCATGGGCAACCTGCACTCGGTGGCCAAGGCGCTCGAGCATGTAGGTGCCGGCAAGGTACTGGTCACCAGCGACGCTGCGGTCATCCGCGAGGCCGACCGCGTGGTGTTCCCGGGTGTGGGTGCGATTCGCGACTGCATGGCTGAAATCCGTCGCCTGGGCTTCGACAGCCTGGTACGCGAAGTCAGCCAGGACCGCCCGTTCCTGGGTATCTGCGTAGGTATGCAGGCCCTGCTGGAGCACAGCGAAGAAAACGACGGTGTCGACTGCATCGGCCTGTTCCCTGGCCAGGTGCGCTTCTTCGGCAAGGACCTCAAGGAAGACGGCGAGCACCTGAAGGTGCCACACATGGGCTGGAACGAGGTCGGCCAGACCAACCACCACCCGCTGTGGCATGACATCCCCGACCGTGCGCGCTTCTATTTCGTGCACAGCTACTACATCGATGCCGGCAAGCCGGCCCAGGTGGTCGGTCGCGGCCATTACGGCGTCGACTTCGCCGCGGCGCTGGCCGATGGCTCGCGCTTTGCCGTGCAGTTCCACCCGGAGAAGAGCCATACCCATGGCCTGCAGCTGCTGCAAAACTTCGTCGCCTGGGACGGGCGCTGGTAA
- a CDS encoding DUF2164 domain-containing protein — protein sequence MSRSKTKAPVITLAPEQERAALDTLKRFLEDRFELTLGSFEVAEVLDVFSKEIAPHYYNRAIADVQLHLKERFDSIESDLWALEKP from the coding sequence ATGAGCAGATCGAAGACCAAGGCCCCAGTCATCACCCTGGCCCCCGAGCAGGAGCGCGCCGCGCTCGACACGCTCAAGCGCTTCCTCGAAGACCGCTTCGAGTTGACGTTGGGCTCGTTCGAGGTGGCCGAGGTCCTCGATGTGTTCAGCAAGGAAATTGCACCCCATTACTACAACAGGGCGATTGCCGATGTTCAGCTGCACCTCAAGGAGCGGTTCGACAGCATCGAAAGCGATCTGTGGGCGCTCGAGAAGCCCTGA
- the hisA gene encoding 1-(5-phosphoribosyl)-5-[(5-phosphoribosylamino)methylideneamino]imidazole-4-carboxamide isomerase, with translation MLIIPAIDLKDGACVRLRQGRMEDSTVFSDDPVSMAAKWVEGGCRRLHLVDLNGAFEGQPVNGEVVTAIAKRYPTLPIQIGGGIRSLETIEHYVKAGVSYVIIGTKAVKQPEFVAEACKAFPGKVIVGLDAKDGFVATDGWAEVSSVQVIDLAKRFEADGVSAIVYTDIAKDGMMQGCNVPFTKALAEATAIPVIASGGIHNLGDIKALLDAKAPGIIGAITGRAIYEGTLDVAEAQAFCDNYQG, from the coding sequence ATGCTGATTATCCCCGCTATCGATCTGAAGGACGGCGCCTGCGTGCGCCTGCGCCAGGGCCGCATGGAAGACTCCACGGTATTTTCCGACGACCCGGTGAGCATGGCCGCCAAGTGGGTCGAGGGTGGCTGCCGCCGCCTGCACCTGGTTGACCTCAACGGCGCCTTCGAAGGCCAGCCGGTCAACGGTGAAGTGGTTACCGCCATTGCCAAGCGCTACCCGACCCTGCCGATCCAGATCGGTGGTGGCATCCGCTCGCTGGAAACCATCGAGCACTACGTCAAGGCCGGCGTCAGCTACGTGATCATCGGCACCAAGGCGGTCAAGCAGCCTGAGTTCGTTGCCGAAGCGTGCAAGGCCTTCCCGGGCAAGGTCATCGTTGGCCTGGACGCCAAGGACGGCTTCGTCGCCACCGACGGCTGGGCCGAAGTCAGCTCGGTGCAGGTCATCGACCTGGCCAAGCGTTTCGAGGCCGATGGCGTCTCGGCGATCGTCTACACCGACATCGCCAAGGACGGCATGATGCAGGGCTGCAACGTGCCCTTCACCAAGGCACTGGCAGAAGCCACCGCGATCCCGGTGATCGCCTCGGGCGGCATCCACAACCTGGGCGACATCAAGGCCCTGCTGGACGCCAAGGCCCCGGGCATCATCGGCGCCATCACCGGCCGTGCCATCTACGAAGGCACCCTCGATGTTGCCGAGGCCCAGGCCTTCTGCGACAACTACCAAGGCTGA
- the hisF gene encoding imidazole glycerol phosphate synthase subunit HisF, whose amino-acid sequence MALAKRIIPCLDVDNGRVVKGVKFENIRDAGDPVEIARRYDEQGADEITFLDITASVDGRDTTLHTVERMASQVFIPLTVGGGVRTVQDIRNLLNAGADKVSINTAAVFNPEFVGEAADRFGSQCIVVAIDAKKVSGPGEAPRWEIFTHGGRKPTGLDAVEWAKKMEGLGAGEILLTSMDQDGMKSGFDLGVTRAISDALGIPVIASGGVGNLQHLADGILEGHASAVLAASIFHFGEYTVPEAKAYMASRGIVVR is encoded by the coding sequence ATGGCACTGGCCAAGCGCATCATCCCTTGCCTGGACGTGGACAACGGCCGGGTGGTCAAGGGCGTCAAGTTCGAGAACATCCGTGATGCCGGCGACCCGGTGGAAATCGCCCGGCGCTACGACGAGCAAGGTGCCGATGAAATCACCTTCCTCGACATCACCGCCAGCGTCGATGGCCGCGACACCACCCTGCATACCGTCGAACGCATGGCCAGCCAGGTATTCATCCCGCTGACCGTGGGCGGTGGCGTGCGCACCGTGCAGGACATCCGCAACCTGCTCAATGCCGGTGCCGACAAGGTCTCGATCAACACGGCCGCGGTGTTCAACCCGGAGTTCGTCGGCGAGGCGGCGGACCGTTTCGGTTCGCAGTGCATCGTCGTCGCCATCGATGCCAAGAAAGTGTCCGGGCCGGGTGAAGCACCGCGCTGGGAAATCTTCACCCATGGCGGGCGCAAGCCGACCGGGCTGGACGCGGTGGAGTGGGCGAAGAAGATGGAAGGCCTGGGGGCTGGCGAGATCCTGCTGACCAGCATGGACCAGGACGGCATGAAGAGCGGCTTCGACCTGGGCGTTACCCGCGCGATCAGCGATGCGCTGGGTATTCCGGTGATTGCGTCGGGGGGGGTGGGTAACCTGCAGCACCTGGCTGACGGCATTCTGGAAGGGCATGCCAGTGCGGTGCTGGCGGCCAGCATCTTCCACTTCGGTGAGTACACAGTGCCGGAAGCCAAGGCCTATATGGCTTCGCGCGGCATCGTCGTTCGCTGA
- the choV gene encoding choline ABC transporter ATP-binding protein — translation MSIIRFEDVDVIFSSKPREALALLDQGKTREQILKETGLVVGVEKANLDIQKGEICVLMGLSGSGKSSLLRCINGLNTVSRGKLFVEHEGKHIDIAHCTPAELKMMRTKRIAMVFQKFALMPWLTVRENISFGLEMQGRPEKERRKLVDEKLELVGLTQWRNKKPDELSGGMQQRVGLARALAMDADILLMDEPFSALDPLIRQGLQDELLGLQAKLSKTIVFVSHDLDEALKLGSRIAIMKDGRIIQYSKPEEIVLNPADEYVRTFVAHTNPLNVLCGRSLMRSLDKCKRVNGSVCIDPGIDSWLDLGEGGSIKRARQGQNGLDLQNWAPGQDVELLGRRPTLVNADIGMREALQIRYQTGNKLVLQDNDKVVGILGDTELYHALLGKNHG, via the coding sequence ATGAGCATCATTCGATTCGAAGACGTCGACGTCATCTTCTCCAGCAAGCCGCGCGAGGCGCTGGCGCTGCTCGACCAAGGCAAGACCCGCGAGCAGATCCTCAAGGAAACCGGCCTGGTGGTGGGTGTCGAGAAGGCCAACCTGGACATCCAGAAGGGCGAGATCTGCGTACTGATGGGCTTGTCCGGCTCCGGCAAGTCGAGCCTGCTGCGCTGCATCAACGGCCTCAACACCGTCAGCCGCGGCAAGCTGTTCGTCGAGCACGAAGGCAAACACATCGACATTGCCCACTGCACCCCGGCCGAGCTGAAGATGATGCGCACCAAGCGCATTGCCATGGTGTTCCAGAAGTTCGCCCTGATGCCCTGGCTGACAGTGCGCGAGAACATCAGCTTTGGCCTGGAAATGCAGGGCCGCCCTGAAAAGGAACGGCGCAAGCTGGTTGACGAGAAACTCGAACTGGTGGGCCTGACCCAGTGGCGCAACAAGAAACCGGACGAACTGTCTGGCGGCATGCAGCAGCGCGTGGGCCTGGCCCGGGCGTTGGCGATGGATGCCGACATCCTGCTGATGGACGAACCGTTCTCGGCACTCGACCCGCTGATTCGCCAAGGCCTGCAAGATGAGTTGCTGGGCCTGCAGGCGAAGCTGAGCAAGACCATCGTGTTCGTCAGCCACGACCTGGACGAGGCGTTGAAGCTGGGTAGCCGCATCGCGATCATGAAGGACGGGCGAATCATCCAGTACAGCAAGCCGGAAGAAATCGTGCTGAACCCGGCCGATGAATATGTGCGGACCTTCGTCGCCCATACCAACCCGCTAAACGTGTTGTGCGGCCGCAGCCTGATGCGCAGCCTGGACAAGTGCAAGCGGGTCAACGGCTCGGTGTGCATCGATCCTGGCATCGACTCGTGGCTGGACCTTGGCGAAGGTGGCTCGATCAAGCGTGCACGCCAAGGGCAGAACGGGCTTGACCTGCAGAACTGGGCACCCGGGCAGGATGTGGAGCTGCTGGGCCGCCGCCCAACATTGGTCAATGCCGATATCGGAATGCGCGAGGCGCTACAGATTCGTTATCAGACCGGCAACAAGCTGGTGTTGCAGGACAACGACAAGGTGGTTGGGATTCTTGGGGATACCGAGCTTTACCATGCCTTGCTCGGCAAGAACCACGGGTGA
- the choW gene encoding choline ABC transporter permease subunit, translated as MMLIDQKIPLGQYIASFVEWLTQNGASYFDAIAQGLEFMIHGVTSALTWFNPFVLIALFAALAHLIQRKWALTAFVALSFLLILNLGYWQETMETLAQVTFATVVCVAIGVPLGIVAAHKPMFYTAMRPVLDLMQTVPTFVYLIPTLTLFGLGVVPGLISTVVFAIAAPIRLTYLGICDVPQELMDAGKAFGCSRRQLLTRIELPHAMPSIAAGVTQCIMLSLSMVVIAALVGADGLGKPVVNALNTADISLGFEAGLAIVLLAIMLDRICKQPDLPVRGEA; from the coding sequence ATCATGCTTATCGATCAGAAAATACCCCTGGGGCAGTACATCGCGTCGTTCGTCGAATGGCTGACCCAGAACGGCGCGAGTTACTTCGACGCCATCGCGCAAGGCCTGGAATTCATGATCCATGGCGTCACCAGTGCCCTGACCTGGTTCAACCCGTTCGTTCTAATCGCCCTGTTCGCCGCCCTGGCGCACCTGATCCAGCGCAAATGGGCGCTGACCGCATTCGTTGCCCTGTCGTTCCTGCTGATCCTCAACCTGGGCTACTGGCAGGAAACCATGGAAACCCTGGCGCAGGTCACCTTCGCCACAGTGGTGTGCGTGGCCATCGGCGTGCCGCTGGGCATCGTCGCCGCGCACAAGCCGATGTTCTACACCGCCATGCGTCCGGTACTCGACCTGATGCAGACGGTACCCACCTTCGTCTACCTGATACCCACCCTGACCCTGTTCGGCCTGGGCGTGGTGCCGGGGCTGATCTCGACCGTGGTGTTCGCCATCGCCGCACCGATCCGCCTCACCTACCTGGGCATCTGCGACGTGCCGCAGGAGCTGATGGACGCCGGCAAGGCGTTTGGCTGCTCGCGCCGCCAGCTGCTCACCCGTATCGAACTGCCGCACGCGATGCCGAGCATCGCCGCCGGCGTAACCCAGTGCATCATGCTGTCGCTGTCGATGGTGGTGATTGCCGCCCTGGTCGGCGCCGACGGCCTGGGCAAACCTGTGGTCAACGCACTGAACACCGCTGATATCTCCCTGGGCTTCGAAGCGGGCCTGGCGATCGTGCTGCTGGCGATCATGCTCGACCGTATCTGCAAGCAACCGGACCTGCCGGTAAGGGGTGAAGCATGA
- a CDS encoding choline ABC transporter substrate-binding protein: MKGSPSLLLAALLSAPLLAQAAEPEQCQTVRFSDVGWTDITVTTATTSVVLEALGYKAHTTMISVPVTYKSLATGKDLDVFLGNWMPTMENDIKQYRDAGTVETVRANLENAKYTLAVPQALYDKGLKDFSDIPKFKKELDSKIYGIEPGNDGNRTIQSMIDKNAFGLKDAGFKIVQSSEAGMLSQVDRAQKRGEAIVFLGWEPHPMNTRFKMQYLTGGDEFFGPDFGKATVLTNTRKGYVQECSNVGQLLKNLSFELKDESTMMGYVLDDKMKPEAAARKWLKENPGKLEAWLAGVTTVDGKPGLEAAKAKLTQ, encoded by the coding sequence ATGAAAGGTTCACCATCGCTGTTGCTGGCTGCGTTGCTGTCCGCACCCTTGCTGGCCCAGGCCGCCGAGCCCGAGCAGTGTCAGACAGTACGCTTCTCGGACGTCGGCTGGACCGATATCACGGTCACCACCGCGACCACCAGCGTTGTGCTCGAGGCCTTGGGCTACAAGGCTCACACCACCATGATCTCGGTACCGGTGACCTACAAGTCGCTGGCCACCGGCAAGGACCTGGATGTGTTTCTCGGCAACTGGATGCCGACCATGGAGAACGACATCAAGCAATATCGCGACGCCGGCACTGTAGAAACCGTGCGCGCCAACCTGGAGAACGCCAAGTACACCCTGGCCGTGCCCCAGGCGCTGTATGACAAGGGGCTGAAGGATTTCAGCGACATTCCCAAGTTCAAGAAGGAACTGGACAGCAAGATCTACGGCATCGAGCCCGGCAACGATGGCAACCGCACCATCCAGAGCATGATCGACAAGAACGCCTTCGGCCTGAAGGACGCCGGCTTCAAGATCGTGCAGTCCAGCGAGGCCGGCATGCTGTCGCAGGTCGACCGTGCGCAGAAGCGCGGCGAGGCCATCGTATTCCTCGGTTGGGAACCGCACCCGATGAACACGCGCTTCAAGATGCAGTACCTGACCGGCGGGGACGAGTTCTTCGGCCCCGACTTTGGCAAGGCGACCGTGTTGACCAACACCCGCAAGGGCTATGTGCAGGAATGCAGCAACGTTGGCCAGCTGTTGAAGAACCTGTCGTTCGAGCTCAAGGATGAAAGCACCATGATGGGCTATGTCCTGGACGACAAGATGAAACCCGAGGCGGCCGCCAGGAAGTGGCTCAAGGAGAACCCTGGCAAGCTGGAAGCCTGGCTGGCCGGCGTGACTACCGTGGACGGCAAGCCAGGCCTCGAGGCGGCCAAGGCCAAGCTGACGCAATAA
- a CDS encoding L-serine ammonia-lyase produces the protein MAISVFDLFKIGVGPSSSHTVGPMRAGALFVQGLRERGELERVKRIEVRLYGSLSATGVGHGTDNATIMGLMGEWPDAIDPTQIAPRIADLRETRTLLLDNRLPIEFVWARDMLLLDENLPYHPNAMTLIAEGEQGELHRDTYYSVGGGFVVDAAQAASGVLDADQTELPYDFNSAAELLRLCKQNDLSVSQLMMANEKVWRSEEEIRAGLHKLWEAMQECVNNGLKYEGTLPGGLNVRRRAAKLHRNLQEIGKPNVIGSTMSAMEWVNLFALAVNEENAAGGRMVTAPTNGAAGIIPAVLHYYMRFSDAVNESSVVDFFLAAAAVGILCKKNASISGAEVGCQGEVGSACAMAAAGLAEVLGATPPQVENAAEIALEHNLGLTCDPVGGLVQVPCIERNAIAAVKAINAVQMALRGDGEHFISLDQVIRTMRDTGADMHDKYKETSRGGLAVSAIEC, from the coding sequence ATGGCCATCAGCGTGTTCGACCTGTTCAAGATCGGTGTCGGGCCTTCCAGCTCCCACACCGTCGGCCCCATGCGTGCTGGCGCCCTGTTCGTCCAGGGCCTGCGCGAACGCGGCGAGCTGGAGCGTGTGAAGCGGATCGAGGTGCGCCTGTATGGCTCGCTGTCGGCCACCGGGGTCGGCCACGGCACCGACAACGCCACCATCATGGGCCTGATGGGCGAATGGCCTGACGCCATTGATCCGACCCAGATCGCGCCGCGTATCGCCGACCTGCGGGAAACCCGCACGCTACTGCTGGACAACCGCCTGCCCATCGAGTTCGTCTGGGCCCGCGACATGCTGCTGCTGGACGAGAACCTTCCGTACCACCCCAATGCCATGACCCTGATTGCCGAAGGCGAGCAGGGCGAGCTGCACCGCGACACCTACTACTCGGTGGGTGGCGGCTTCGTGGTCGATGCCGCCCAGGCCGCCAGCGGCGTGCTGGACGCCGACCAGACGGAGCTGCCATACGACTTCAACAGCGCTGCCGAACTGCTGCGTCTGTGCAAGCAAAACGACCTCAGCGTGTCGCAATTGATGATGGCCAACGAGAAGGTCTGGCGTAGCGAGGAAGAGATTCGCGCTGGCCTGCACAAGCTCTGGGAGGCCATGCAGGAATGTGTAAACAACGGCTTGAAATACGAAGGCACGTTGCCTGGCGGCCTTAATGTGCGCCGCCGCGCTGCCAAGCTGCACCGCAATCTGCAGGAGATCGGCAAGCCCAATGTGATCGGCTCGACCATGAGCGCCATGGAATGGGTCAACCTGTTCGCCCTGGCGGTCAACGAAGAGAACGCCGCTGGCGGGCGCATGGTCACTGCACCGACCAACGGTGCCGCCGGCATCATTCCTGCGGTGCTGCATTACTACATGCGCTTCAGCGATGCGGTGAACGAGTCCAGTGTGGTCGACTTCTTCCTCGCCGCTGCGGCGGTGGGCATCCTGTGCAAGAAGAACGCGTCGATTTCCGGTGCCGAGGTTGGCTGCCAGGGTGAAGTCGGTTCGGCCTGTGCCATGGCCGCTGCCGGGTTGGCCGAAGTGCTGGGTGCTACGCCGCCGCAGGTGGAGAACGCCGCTGAAATCGCCTTGGAACACAACCTCGGCCTGACCTGCGACCCAGTTGGCGGTCTGGTCCAGGTGCCGTGCATCGAGCGCAACGCAATTGCTGCGGTAAAAGCCATCAACGCGGTGCAGATGGCCTTGCGTGGTGACGGCGAGCACTTCATTTCCCTCGACCAGGTGATCCGCACCATGCGGGACACCGGGGCCGACATGCACGACAAATATAAAGAGACCTCGCGCGGTGGCCTGGCGGTCAGCGCCATTGAATGCTGA
- a CDS encoding GlxA family transcriptional regulator, which yields MTSYTSGNPTQNRTAPQSIGFLLLDNFTLISLASAVEPLRMANQLSGRELYRWHTLTVDGGQVWASDGLQITPDAAMHSAPPMDTVIVCGGVGIQRTVTREHVTWLQAQARQSRRLGAVCTGSWALACAGLLDGFDCSVHWECLAAMQEAYPRVNMSTRLFTLDRNRFTSSGGTAPLDMMLHLISRDHGRELSAAISEMFVYERIRNEQDHQRVPLKHMLGTNQPKLQEIVALMEANLEEPIDLDELAVYVSVSRRQLERLFQKYLHCSPSRYYLKLRLIRARQLLKQTPMSIIEVASVCGFVSTPHFSKCYREYFGIPPRDERVGSNTAQQVAMMPIPQAMTLSPHSGPMAALSQARNESTFASVRL from the coding sequence ATGACGTCCTACACCTCCGGGAATCCAACCCAGAACCGCACAGCACCCCAGTCCATCGGGTTTCTTCTATTGGACAACTTCACCCTGATTTCGCTGGCCTCGGCGGTCGAGCCGTTGCGCATGGCCAACCAGTTGTCCGGTCGCGAGCTGTACCGCTGGCACACCCTGACCGTCGACGGCGGCCAGGTGTGGGCCAGCGACGGCCTGCAGATCACCCCGGACGCGGCCATGCACAGCGCCCCACCGATGGACACCGTCATCGTCTGCGGTGGCGTGGGCATCCAGCGCACCGTTACCCGTGAGCACGTCACCTGGCTGCAGGCCCAGGCCCGCCAGTCGCGCCGCCTGGGTGCGGTGTGCACCGGCAGCTGGGCACTGGCCTGCGCCGGCCTGCTCGACGGCTTCGATTGCAGCGTGCATTGGGAATGCCTGGCGGCCATGCAGGAAGCCTACCCGCGGGTGAACATGAGCACTCGCCTGTTCACCCTGGACCGTAACCGCTTCACCAGCTCTGGCGGCACTGCGCCGTTGGACATGATGCTGCACCTGATCAGTCGCGACCATGGGCGCGAGCTGTCGGCGGCGATCTCGGAGATGTTCGTCTACGAGCGTATTCGCAACGAACAGGACCACCAGCGCGTGCCGCTCAAGCACATGCTCGGCACCAACCAGCCGAAGCTGCAGGAAATCGTCGCGTTGATGGAGGCCAACCTCGAAGAGCCGATCGACCTGGACGAACTGGCGGTGTACGTATCGGTATCGCGCCGGCAGCTCGAGCGCCTGTTCCAGAAGTACCTGCACTGTTCGCCGTCGCGCTACTACCTGAAGCTGCGCCTGATCCGCGCCCGGCAGCTGCTGAAGCAGACGCCGATGTCGATCATCGAAGTGGCGTCGGTGTGCGGCTTCGTGTCTACCCCGCACTTCTCCAAGTGCTACCGCGAGTATTTCGGCATTCCGCCGCGTGACGAGCGTGTGGGCTCCAACACCGCGCAGCAGGTGGCCATGATGCCGATCCCGCAGGCCATGACCTTGTCGCCGCACAGCGGGCCGATGGCTGCCCTGAGCCAGGCGCGCAACGAGTCGACCTTTGCCAGTGTAAGGCTCTGA